From one Phaeodactylum tricornutum CCAP 1055/1 chromosome 16, whole genome shotgun sequence genomic stretch:
- a CDS encoding predicted protein: MAASIFDGCSDTCGWIAAVLAVLSFGSFGVPIKLAGKVEVHPLVMQSYKTSVCFLTCWLVILLGEEPRWTPYGIVSGLFWVPGAAMGIFGIRNAGLAVAVGTWSSITVLTSFFFGIIVFQERVKSFYQTCLAFGCLIIGLIGMSRFSAHQQQVDTLAVSYRSVKTAASHPLGLGQKLKRAGSTIAENSITVPLVGASGVIPMEIEPFATDGEDIVMGTYDDAKSVLSKDRLVLFGGRVSLTRRQMGILGAVINGAWGGMNLIPLHFALQEEDMTGAGYLISYATGSLIVNTCIWLAFLGYYLHQTNGHWNEAVDCLPKWHFEHLLIPGLMAGLLYSFGNFCSILAVTYLGQGTGFSFCQMQLFVSGLWGVFFFKEVQGTDTITKWFISASVAVLGIVWLAHEHEGGSGMHRFR; the protein is encoded by the exons ATGGCCGCTTCCATCTTTGATGGATGCTCCGACACATGCGGCTGGATAGCCGCTGTTCTAGCGGTGTTAAgctttggaagctttggtGTCCCGATCAAGCTCGCCGGCAAGGTTGAAGTGCACCCGCTGGTTATGCAAAGCTATAAGACGTCCGTCTGCTTTTTGACATGCTGGTTGGTAATTCTTTTGGGCGAGGAACCACGATGGACTCCGTACGGTATTGTTTCGGGGCTCTTTTGGGTACCCGGCGCCGCTATGGGGATCTTTGGTATTCGTAATGCCGGTTTGGCAGTGGCTGTGGGAACTTGGAGCTCCATTACGGTCCTGAccagcttctttttcggaatcattGTATTTCAAGAGCGTGTCAAGAGCTTTTACCAGACATGCTTGGCATTTGGTTGCCTCATCATTGGTTTGATTGGTATGAGCCGGTTTTCGGCACACCAGCAACAAGTGGATACGTTGGCTGTTTCTTACCGATCCGTCAAGACTGCAGCTTCGCATCCTCTTGGCCTTGGTCAAAAGTTGAAACGTGCTGGTTCCACAATAGCGGAAAACTCGATCACAGTTCCGCTCGTTGGAGCCTCGGGCGTTATTCCGATGGAAATCGAGCCATTTGCAACGGATGGGGAAGACATTGTTATGGGCACGTACGACGATGCCAAATCGGTGTTAAGCAAGGATCGTCTGGTTCTTTTTGGTGGACGAGTCTCTCTGACGAGAAGGCAAATGGGTATTCTTGGAGCCGTAATCAACGGCGCATGGGGTGGCATGAACTT GATTCCCTTACACTTCGCTTTGCAGGAAGAGGACATGACTGGTGCTGGCTATCTAATTAGCTACGCAACTGGATCTCTCATTGTCAATACATGTATATGGCTGGCTTTCCTTGGCTACTACCTCCACCAAACGAACGGACACTGGAATGAAGCAGTTGACTGTCTACCAAAATGGCATTTTGAGCATTTACTAATACCAGGTCTGATGGCCGGTCTACTATACAGCTTTGGTAATTTTTGTTCTATCCTGGCCGTCACCTATCTCGGTCAAGGTACcggcttttctttttgccaaATGCAACTGTTCGTGAGTGGTCTATGGGgtgtctttttcttcaaggAGGTACAGGGAACGGACACAATAACCAAGTGGTTCATTTCCGCCTCCGTTGCCGTCTTGGGAATTGTGTGGCTAGCCCATGAACACGAAGGAGGATCCGGAATGCATCGATTTAGATAG